In a genomic window of Syngnathus typhle isolate RoL2023-S1 ecotype Sweden linkage group LG4, RoL_Styp_1.0, whole genome shotgun sequence:
- the LOC133153077 gene encoding uncharacterized protein LOC133153077: MEQDQERHLDVRPKRRTHPPAWMQDFEVDYVGYEHSGQPRWDSFTPTPTGRPSYPQQGLVQTISLRAPQFHPESFEDAAQYRAPQLASSFTRRRNADDRTLSAPVQSYQQQPNQDQYHPNRHTVQDGNAVLRETHEAIHAGLKELNKARSDLQQLIDVAHSLRIGMSQVNIPLPACSSPKPPDGAVTTSNSSRFTESEEEEDWPDPPPWPEPEEALNANLSALNLGAHQLPPYPTPPETKPLHYRPQPQPAQFRHPQFIPSSRESSHVPPVPPRNLPLPLGASPTGQPHLQVPHSHRTTPYMQPPYPEPVYRGPQPTIPKFTFPDPSEFARLRIALENLLPSNATELFKYQVLVDHLKLEEAKLISDAYLNSPTPYTDTMTALYDKYGQPHQLALKKISSVLDGPEVRRGDPMAFQKFALQIQSLVGLLQTLGHEGEVELSCGSHVARLLSKLPPEQRADFRRSQPTRSGATSTLRDLSEWLRHESWCQDFDDPTSSRSSKEKQSTKWNIRPVAKQTAVLHSSQEPSVKLVKEKPVKGKDKSKVYCAYCESTDHYLSQCSGVAQLTKDELKRWIQEHKRCWRCARRHFAAQCDLKKPCNLCQGKHLLALHDINIRPEKVKDDSPPKAESCLTTCASESFYLDRPHVGNRVMLKVVRVHVHYGSQKLDTYAILDDGSERTMLLPTAAKSLALNGAPEDLPLRTVRSDIQVLHGHTVSFRVSSPTNPNIMFKITDAFTASHLNLAPHSYPVSHLQRKFKHLRGIPIPTFREVKPLLLIGSDQPHLVTPIEPVRLGPHGSPAAVRTRLGWTLQGPCQSTGRPAHPAQCLFTSVPPPMDDLYRHVERLWQVDTVPYRPEREVTRSKQDQQAIALLETKTGRTEVSGILRYATPLLRHAAMPLLQAPKESVMALLRSTERRLLKNPEQGQAYQAEMRKLIESGAVQEISEDTSSTESWFIPHHLVTHNGKNRLVFNCSHQFLGQSLNQFLLPGPTLGASLLAVLLRFREGPIAVSGDIKGMFHQVRLLPEDRPLLRFLWRDLEVEQPPKIFEWQVLPFGTTCSPCCATYALQRHVKDPSKSNDDMRFSVEHCFYVDNYLQSVATPREAKGRVDRLRKLLASGGFELRQWACNDPNVLSHLPSELRSTSLDLWLAQDKSNPFESTLGLSWNWQADSLGYKQRLVPYDVPTLRNIYRVLASQYDPLGYLLPFSIRAKLILRQLWDKQRGWDDPNLPPDLLQAWSCWEAELKHLPAITMPRPYAPADSHREGTTRQVHIFADASEKAYGAVAFLRTEDNQGKVHLSFVLARSRIAPKRVHSVPRLELCAALVAAQLASTLKKELALPVHSTVLWSDSTTVLTWLHSQSCRYKVFVGSRVAEIQELTEGSVWRYVDSDNNPADDLTRGKTLISLLEPNRWSQGPTFLLQGPTTWPEMPHGIPPDDAAELRKGTFCGSTFTSPDIAILQDKTCNTWQELMDATARELHGQAPPIYSPTAEEYRQAEVLILQRAQKQSFPDDCAQLSAGRPVKTSSRLLTLAPVIDTSIDLIRVGGRLRRLEGQNEVTPHPIVLDASHPVTRLLIKKYDQDLKHPGPERVFAELRRTYWIIHGREAVRRYQRSCVDCQRWRAKPSIPKMADLPTARLQLHKPAFHATGMDCFGPMLVKVGRRHEKRWGLIFKCLTTRAVHLDLIRNMDTDAFLMALRRFIARRGTPSELWSDHGTNFKGGEKELREAFTSMCPTLQSQLAPRKIKFNFNPPAAPHFGGVWEREVRAVKSALRTCLGTEPIHEDVLSTVLLEVEAILNSKPLGYVSADLSDVDPVTPNSLLLGRPDGSLPQIVHPKSEILSRRRWRHSQVLADQFWSRFIRDYLPGLQTRQKWQASPPDLLEKSVVMITEPQLPRAMWPIGHVTKIHRSDDGHIRSADVDIKGRQYTRPVARLVVLPALPAEVTQDSHKD, encoded by the coding sequence ATGGAGCAAGATCAAGAAAGACACCTGGATGTGAGGCCAAAACGTCGGACGCACCCCCCAGCTTGGATGCAGGACTTCGAGGTGGACTACGTGGGATATGAGCACAGCGGCCAACCACGTTGGGACTCGTTTACACCGACCCCAACAGGCAGACCGTCATACCCACAGCAGGGACTAGTCCAGACGATCTCCTTGCGTGCACCTCAATTTCACCCGGAGAGCTTCGAGGATGCTGCTCAGTATAGAGCCCCTCAGCTAGCCTCAAGCTTCACCCGGAGGAGGAATGCGGATGATAGAACCTTATCTGCACCTGTCCAGTCATACCAACAACAGCCAAACCAGGACCAGTACCACCCGAACCGCCACACCGTACAAGATGGGAATGCGGTTCTGCGTGAGACTCACGAAGCCATCCATGCCGGACTGAAGGAGCTAAATAAAGCCCGTAGTGACCTTCAGCAGCTGATTGACGTGGCCCACTCTCTAAGAATAGGCATGAGTCAAGTGAACATCCCTCTACCAGCATGTTCCAGTCCCAAACCACCTGATGGGGCCGTCACCACGAGCAACAGCTCGAGATTCACTgagtcagaggaagaggaggattggcCTGATCCTCCGCCATGGCCTGAACCCGAGGAAGCCCTAAACGCCAACCTCAGTGCCTTGAATCTGGGAGCTCATCAGCTACCTCCTTACCCGACTCCACCGGAGACCAAGCCTCTACACTACAGGCCTCAGCCACAACCAGCCCAATTCCGTCATCCACAGTTCATTCCTTCTAGCCGTGAGTCCTCCCACGTTCCTCCTGTACCGCCACGTAACTTACCCTTACCTCTAGGAGCATCCCCAACTGGTCAACCACATCTTCAAGTGCCACACTCTCACAGAACCACCCCTTACATGCAACCTCCATACCCAGAGCCAGTGTACAGAGGACCCCAACCTACCATTCCCAAGTTCACTTTCCCGGACCCTAGTGAGTTCGCCCGGCTACGTATAGCATTAGAGaacctcctcccctccaatGCTACAGAACTCTTCAAGTATCAGGTACTAGTAGACCATCTTAAGTTAGAAGAGGCCAAACTGATATCTGACGCCTATCTAAACTCTCCAACACCCTACACGGACACCATGACAGCTCTCTATGACAAATATGGTCAACCTCATCAGCTTGCCCTAAAGAAGATATCCAGCGTCCTGGACGGCCCAGAGGTCAGGCGGGGTGATCCAATGGCGTTCCAGAAATTTGCCCTTCAAATACAATCACTGGTGGGTCTCCTCCAGACCTTGGGCCACGAAGGAGAAGTTGAACTAAGCTGTGGCTCTCACGTAGCTCGCCTACTGAGTAAGCTTCCGCCTGAACAGCGAGCCGATTTCCGCCGTTCCCAGCCCACTCGATCTGGAGCCACATCCACCTTGCGGGACCTGTCAGAGTGGCTTCGCCACGAGTCATGGTGTCAGGACTTTGACGATCCTACCAGTAGCCGGAGCTCCAAGGAGAAGCAGAGCACTAAATGGAACATTCGTCCTGTGGCTAAGCAAACAGCAGTCCTGCATAGTAGCCAGGAGCCCTCAGTGAAACTAGTTAAAGAGAAACCTGTCAAAGGGAAAGACAAGTCCAAGGTATACTGTGCCTATTGTGAGAGTACAGACCACTACCTCAGCCAGTGTAGTGGTGTAGCCCAGCTCACCAAAGACGAGCTGAAGAGGTGGATCCAAGAGCACAAGCGGTGTTGGCGCTGTGCCCGCCGACACTTCGCCGCTCAGTGCGACCTCAAGAAACCCTGTAACCTTTGTCAAGGCAAGCACCTTCTCGCTCTCCACGACATTAACATAAGACCTGAGAAAGTTAAGGATGACTCACCTCCAAAGGCTGAAAGCTGCCTGACTACCTGTGCCTCCGAGTCCTTCTACCTTGACCGACCACATGTGGGGAACCGAGTCATGTTGAAGGTGGTGCGAGTACACGTGCACTATGGTAGTCAGAAGTTAGACACCTACGCTATACTGGATGATGGGTCTGAGAGGACTATGCTGCTCCCCACCGCTGCTAAGTCCCTAGCCCTTAACGGCGCTCCCGAAGACCTCCCACTGCGCACAGTGCGCTCGGACATCCAAGTCTTGCATGGCCATACAGTGTCATTCCGGGTCTCCTCTCCCACCAACCCTAATATTATGTTTAAGATCACTGATGCCTTTACAGCCAGCCATCTTAATCTAGCCCCACATAGCTACCCAGTTAGCCACCTACAGAGGAAGTTCAAGCACCTGCGTGGAATCCCTATTCCTACCTTCCGAGAAGTAAAGCCCTTGCTTCTCATAGGTTCAGACCAGCCCCACCTCGTAACCCCCATCGAGCCTGTCAGGCTTGGTCCTCATGGTAGCCCAGCAGCTGTCCGCACTAGACTGGGGTGGACCTTGCAGGGCCCGTGTCAGTCGACGGGGCGGCCGGCTCACCCAGCTCAATGCCTGTTCACCTCTGTTCCACCACCCATGGATGATCTCTACAGGCATGTGGAGAGACTCTGGCAAGTGGATACAGTCCCCTACAGGCCAGAGAGGGAAGTGACACGATCCAAGCAGGATCAGCAAGCCATAGCCCTGCTGGAGACGAAGACAGGACGTACCGAGGTGAGTGGCATCCTTAGATACGCTACTCCCCTGTTACGCCATGCGGCTATGCCACTATTGCAAGCACCGAAAGAATCAGTTATGGCCCTGCTGCGCAGCACTGAGAGACGCCTCCTTAAGAACCCTGAGCAGGGACAAGCATACCAAGCGGAGATGCGGAAACTCATCGAGTCAGGCGCAGTGCAGGAAATTAGCGAGGACACCTCATCAACGGAGAGCTGGTTTATCCCCCATCACCTCGTGACCCATAACGGGAAGAACCGCCTCGTCTTTAACTGTTCTCATCAATTTTTGGGCCAGTCCCTTAATCAGTTCCTCCTACCAGGCCCCACTCTAGGTGCCTCACTGCTAGCGGTCCTATTGAGGTTCCGAGAAGGTCCCATTGCAGTTAGTGGGGACATTAAagggatgttccaccaggtcCGTCTCCTCCCTGAGGATCGCCCCCTTCTGAGATTTTTATGGAGAGACCTAGAGGTAGAACAACCACCCAAGATCTTTGAATGGCAGGTCCTCCCCTTTGGGACCACCTGTAGCCCATGTTGTGCGACATACGCCCTGCAAAGACATGTCAAGGATCCCAGTAAGTCAAACGATGACATGAGGTTCTCCGTGGAGCACTGTTTCTATGTCGACAACTACCTGCAGAGTGTGGCTACACCCAGAGAAGCAAAGGGTCGGGTGGACCGGCTCAGGAAACTCCTCGCCTCGGGCGGCTTCGAATTGCGACAGTGGGCTTGCAATGACCCAAATGTTCTCAGCCACCTACCTTCAGAGCTCAGATCCACCAGTCTAGACCTGTGGCTAGCCCAAGATAAGTCCAACCCGTTTGAGTCGACCCTGGGCCTCAGCTGGAACTGGCAGGCAGACTCCCTAGGCTACAAGCAGCGGTTAGTCCCTTACGATGTACCAACCTTGAGGAACATTTATAGAGTCCTAGCCTCACAGTACGATCCATTGGGATACCTGCTGCCATTCTCCATTCGCGCCAAGCTCATCCTAAGACAGCTGTGGGACAAGCAGCGAGGTTGGGACGATCCTAACCTCCCTCCTGACCTGCTACAGGCTTGGTCCTGTTGGGAGGCGGAGCTCAAGCATCTGCCGGCCATTACCATGCCACGTCCGTATGCGCCTGCGGATAGCCACCGCGAAGGGACCACTCGGCAAGTGCACATCTTTGCTGACGCCTCAGAAAAGGCCTACGGGGCTGTAGCCTTCCTCCGAACCGAAGACAACCAGGGTAAGGTACATTTATCCTTTGTTCTGGCTCGCTCCCGCATAGCCCCTAAGCGTGTGCATTCTGTACCTCGCCTTGAGCTGTGTGCGGCTCTTGTAGCAGCGCAGTTGGCTTCCACCCTCAAGAAAGAGCTTGCTCTCCCAGTACACAGCACAGTATTGTGGTCTGACTCTACCACTGTACTCACCTGGCTACACTCGCAATCCTGTCGATACAAGGTGTTTGTAGGGTCAAGAGTAGCTGAGATCCAGGAGCTTACGGAAGGCTCTGTTTGGCGCTACGTAGACTCAGACAACAACCCTGCCGACGACCTGACAAGAGGGAAGACATTGATATCCCTGTTGGAGCCCAATCGATGGTCACAAGGACCCACCTTCCTTCTACAGGGTCCAACCACCTGGCCAGAAATGCCACACGGTATTCCACCTGATGATGCCGCTGAACTAAGGAAAGGTACGTTCTGTGGGTCCACCTTCACCTCACCTGACATTGCCATTCTACAAGACAAGACGTGCAACACCTGGCAGGAACTCATGGACGCTACTGCAAGGGAACTTCATGGCCAGGCCCCTCCGATCTACTCACCTACCGCTGAAGAATACCGACAAGCTGAAGTACTCATCCTTCAACGAGCCCAGAAGCAATCCTTCCCAGACGATTGTGCTCAGCTGTCTGCAGGGAGGCCTGTTAAAACTTCGAGTCGACTTCTTACTCTAGCGCCAGTCATCGACACCTCCATCGACCTAATCAGAGTAGGAGGCCGGTTACGCCGTCTAGAGGGCCAGAACGAGGTCACCCCACACCCTATCGTCCTCGACGCCTCACACCCTGTGACCCGCCTGCTCATAAAGAAATATGACCAGGACCTTAAACACCCAGGGCCAGAGCGAGTCTTTGCAGAGTTGCGGAGGACCTATTGGATCATTCACGGCCGTGAAGCAGTTCGTCGCTATCAACGTTCCTGTGTAGATTGTCAGCGCTGGCGGGCCAAGCCTTCCATAcctaaaatggctgacctcccAACCGCACGCCTCCAGTTGCATAAACCTGCCTTCCACGCCACTGGCATGGACTGTTTCGGTCCCATGTTAGTAAAGGTTGGACGACGCCATGAGAAACGCTGGGGTCTCATCTTCAAGTGCTTGACCACCAGAGCGGTACATCTGGACCTCATACGAAATATGGACACCGATGCTTTCCTGATGGCTTTGAGGCGATTCATTGCCAGAAGAGGAACCCCCTCGGAACTGTGGTCAGACCACGGGACCAATTTCAAGGGGGGAGAGAAGGAGCTTCGGGAAGCCTTCACAAGTATGTGTCCAACCCTACAAAGTCAACTCGCTCCACgtaaaatcaaattcaacttcaaccccccagcagcccctcacttTGGTGGAGTATGGGAGAGAGAAGTACGAGCAGTCAAGTCTGCACTCCGCACCTGTCTAGGTACTGAGCCTATCCATGAGGACGTCCTCTCCACCGTCCTGTTGGAAGTGGAGGCCATTCTCAACTCAAAACCTTTGGGCTATGTGTCTGCTGACCTGTCTGACGTCGACCCCGTGACCCCCAATAGCCTCCTACTGGGGCGGCCTGATGGATCACTCCCCCAGATCGTCCACCCGAAGAGCGAAATCCTGAGCCGAAGGCGCTGGCGGCACTCCCAAGTCCTTGCCGACCAGTTTTGGTCAAGATTCATCAGGGATTACCTACCGGGATTgcaaacaagacagaaatggcaagcctccccccccgacctcctggagaagtcagtggtcatgatcaccgagccacagttaccccgtgccatgtggcctattggtcatgtgacgaagATTCATCGCAGTGACGATGGCCACATAAGGTCAGCTGATGTCGACATTAAAGGGCGGCAGTACACCCGACCAGTAGCTCGACTGGTGGTGCTACCAGCCCTCCCAGCGGAAGTGACTCAAGACTCCCATAAAGACTGA